From a region of the Alosa sapidissima isolate fAloSap1 chromosome 9, fAloSap1.pri, whole genome shotgun sequence genome:
- the LOC121718969 gene encoding uncharacterized protein LOC121718969 isoform X1, with protein MVLSLNEPDCLNLNTEMEQPCPQPTGLSGEQQVALLGQIVEQVDLKEEEQQESQDDVQAPQSIPQQEGGEETALNAGPELEPASNDAPSTFPVPIESLLLRPFSLRSPEEKKDIVARGRPTPDLKMIHCFNSWHYSRIPWLTGCPKSNQLYCWPCSLFSAESLVWTTGFCDLTDLPKVSEQHESSFQHISNMMQLHTLKHERHIRQSVSTQAELSAEQQDKHRQILKVLTEAAIILGSRQYNPLFEEEDSEEEDEDLSAFVKLVKSLVKDNDRLATHIDPDSFFSGLSDDLEDRLTESVE; from the exons ATGGTTTTGTCTTTGAACG AGCCGGATTGCCTGAATCTCAATACTGAAATGGAGCAGCCATGTCCTCAGCCCACAGGCCTGAGTGGTGAACAGCAGGTGGCGCTGCTGGGTCAGATAGTGGAACAAGTGGACCTGAAAGAAGAGGAACAACAAGAATCACAAGATGATGTTCAGGCACCTCAGAGCATACCACagcaggagggaggagaggaaactgCACTGAACGCTGGCCCTGAACTGGAACCAGCCTCCAACGATGCTCCAAGCACCTTCCCAGTTCCCATAGAGTCTTTGTTGTTGCGGCCGTTCAGTTTGAGGTCACCTGAGGAGAAAAAGGATATCGTAGCTCGAGGCCGCCCGACTCCGGACCTCAAAATGATTCATTGTTTCAATTCGTGGCATTACAGCAGAATACCATGGCTGACGGGGTGTCCCAAATCAAACCAGCTCTACTGCTGGCCGTGCTCACTCTTCTCCGCCGAAAGCTTAGTCTGGACCACAGGGTTTTGTGATCTGACTGACCTACCCAAGGTCTCAGAGCAGCACGAGAGCAGCTTCCAACACATCAGTAACATGATGCAGCTGCACACTCTGAAGCACGAACGTCACATCAGGCAGTCGGTGTCAACGCAAGCTGAGTTGTCTGCGGAGCAAcaggacaaacacagacagattcTGAAAGTACTGACTGAGGCGGCCATCATTCTTGGCAGCCGGCAATATAACCCTCTGTTTGAAGAGGAAGACTCggaagaagaagatgaagacTTATCAGCCTTTGTCAAACTTGTCAAGTCCCTAGTGAAGGACAATGATAGGCTTGCAACTCACATAGACCCTGACTCCTTCTTCTCAGGTTTGTCAGATGACCTCGAGGACAGGCTGACGGAATCTGTGGAATAA
- the LOC121718969 gene encoding uncharacterized protein LOC121718969 isoform X2, producing the protein MEQPCPQPTGLSGEQQVALLGQIVEQVDLKEEEQQESQDDVQAPQSIPQQEGGEETALNAGPELEPASNDAPSTFPVPIESLLLRPFSLRSPEEKKDIVARGRPTPDLKMIHCFNSWHYSRIPWLTGCPKSNQLYCWPCSLFSAESLVWTTGFCDLTDLPKVSEQHESSFQHISNMMQLHTLKHERHIRQSVSTQAELSAEQQDKHRQILKVLTEAAIILGSRQYNPLFEEEDSEEEDEDLSAFVKLVKSLVKDNDRLATHIDPDSFFSGLSDDLEDRLTESVE; encoded by the coding sequence ATGGAGCAGCCATGTCCTCAGCCCACAGGCCTGAGTGGTGAACAGCAGGTGGCGCTGCTGGGTCAGATAGTGGAACAAGTGGACCTGAAAGAAGAGGAACAACAAGAATCACAAGATGATGTTCAGGCACCTCAGAGCATACCACagcaggagggaggagaggaaactgCACTGAACGCTGGCCCTGAACTGGAACCAGCCTCCAACGATGCTCCAAGCACCTTCCCAGTTCCCATAGAGTCTTTGTTGTTGCGGCCGTTCAGTTTGAGGTCACCTGAGGAGAAAAAGGATATCGTAGCTCGAGGCCGCCCGACTCCGGACCTCAAAATGATTCATTGTTTCAATTCGTGGCATTACAGCAGAATACCATGGCTGACGGGGTGTCCCAAATCAAACCAGCTCTACTGCTGGCCGTGCTCACTCTTCTCCGCCGAAAGCTTAGTCTGGACCACAGGGTTTTGTGATCTGACTGACCTACCCAAGGTCTCAGAGCAGCACGAGAGCAGCTTCCAACACATCAGTAACATGATGCAGCTGCACACTCTGAAGCACGAACGTCACATCAGGCAGTCGGTGTCAACGCAAGCTGAGTTGTCTGCGGAGCAAcaggacaaacacagacagattcTGAAAGTACTGACTGAGGCGGCCATCATTCTTGGCAGCCGGCAATATAACCCTCTGTTTGAAGAGGAAGACTCggaagaagaagatgaagacTTATCAGCCTTTGTCAAACTTGTCAAGTCCCTAGTGAAGGACAATGATAGGCTTGCAACTCACATAGACCCTGACTCCTTCTTCTCAGGTTTGTCAGATGACCTCGAGGACAGGCTGACGGAATCTGTGGAATAA